From the genome of Methanoregula boonei 6A8:
TAAAAACAGGGGTCAAAATTAACCTCGGCTTTAAGGCCCCTGGTGGCTCATAGCTGACATCGGAATCAGCCGTATTTTGGCATACGGGGCCGATAAAAGGCTTATTTTCCCCGCGAAGTAAAAAAGAGCCATGTACAGGCATTTCCGGAACCGGTCCGGATCCAAAAAAAGGGAATCGGAGCCCTATTCGGGCTTATTTTTCCCTGACCCCGGTACTACCCTGCTACAGGGTTTCCCGGAGGGCTGCGAGGTCTTTTTCTATCCTGCCGATAAGTTTCTCGCCTTTGTTCTCTTTCTTTTCGGAATTTTTTATCCGGGGGTGTCGGGAGATTTCGTACTTTACAAAAACCTCTCCATCCGTGCTGACATGGATATTATGAAGGACCTGTGCATCCCGGAGTTTATCAAAATCCCCAATCCCGTTCTTTGCAAGGTTCTCACGGATTTTTCTGACTTTTCCCTGTTCGTACACGCTCAGGTTTTTTGATCCTTTGGGTCGTCCTCGTGGCATGGGAAAAAATTGTAGATTATTCATTAAATATTTTTTTGGTCCTTTTTGCCAAAATGCTACTAATACATTGCCGGTTTACAGGATTTTTACAAAATAAAAAAAAGCCCCGGGGGAATTTTCTGCTAAAAAATCCATAGGATACATGAAGGAAACCCCTGTTTTCCGGATCGGGAGTACGCAAAGGAGAGTTCCGGGGAACTCAGTTTTGCCGGGCAGGACCGGGTATGTACTGATTGAACGGACCTTTGGGCCGGAACGGTTACCTGATTCGTGCTTTTCCGGAACCGGGAGGCACAAGGAACATCCTTGTAAGAAACGAGACAGGGGATTACCTTAAAGCCCCTTTGTGAGGCTTGGGGAGATTTTCAGGTCAGGGTATCATTGTCTGCCCGGAAGATCGATTCTTCCTCTGCTTTGTGCTCAGTCATGTCCGTACCGATGCTAAACATTCCGATCAATTCGCCTTTTTTATCGTAGATTGGTTTGTTACTCCACCGGATCCAGACCCGGGTACCGTCTTTGGTGATATTCTCATTCTCATTGGCCTGGTGATTTTCCGGATGCGTGAGGATATTTTCAATCATGTATTCGAGATCGCGTTCTGAACCCGATTCCTTGTCCGGGACAATGGTTCCCACCAGCGGTTTTCCGATAACTTCGTGGTGATCAAAGCCGAAAAACCGGTGGCCGGATTCATTGAAGTAGGTTATTTTCCCGGATTTATCCCATTTCAGGATTATCCGGACCGGTTCCCCGATTTCAGCCCGGTGTTTCATTACTGCTTTTTTGAGCTGATCGGCACTGGTCACCGTAGGGGAAACGAGAAAGACCTGGCTTTTCACCTGGTAAATCTTGACTTTTTTCCCTTTAACGCTGTACCGGGTCCTGGAGATCTCCAGAACTCCGGCTTTTGTAAGATTCACGATATGATACTTGGCAGCGTTCATGGATATTTCAAGCCGATTGGCAATATCAGACAGGCTGAGCGGTCCTTCGGAGGACAGGAGCTGAACCACAACCCCTGCAGTCTTGTGGGAGATCGCCCGTATGATATTCTGAGTGTTCTCGTCACCCGGCTCTAAGAAGACCGCATCTTCCATGGTGCCGGCCACTTCTCTCTTTGTCGGGATTTGATCGGAGTTCCCGCCAAAATCACGAAGGCCGGATGACGGGTCGCCAGGTTTCCTTTCACTCAGATCTCGTTCTTCGCCCATAAGGACCACATGCCTGCTTTTGGTTTTCTTCTCTCACAGGTTATCATTGGTGCCCGGGGAGATTTTACACCCCTTTCCCGGCCGGCTTTTGCGTTCCTGTGATGATTCATGAGACCCATATCGGCGGGACCCGGATTTTTTTCAGGGTAAAAAACCCCGATGTTGTTTAACCGGGGTACACTTTTCACAGGAATTAATATACTGAAATCAGCATTCGGGATAATAAACACCACCCTGATGAGCCACTCCGGTGAAAGAGTTCCTGAGTAAAAACCTGTTTTTGCCTGTTTTGGGATCTCCTGCCCGTCCACCGGCGGATCTCTCTACGGGCCCTGTGCTCCCAAATGTCCGATCCGGCATGAGAGTAGGCCTTGTTACGTCTTTTTGGGGGTTGCAATAAGCCTTTATCGGGGAAATATATCGCCACCCGCAGACGTTACCGTGCTGTGAAGGGCTGTATATTCAGATATTTTCGGCTATCATCCGATTGGCCGAACCATGCGTTGAAATATACGGGATTGCGGGTATAATCCCCGTTTCCTTTTTTGACCCGGTGACTGCAAATTTTTTTCACTCAACGACGGCCTTATTCTTCCGGCATGCGATGTTAGCTCATAAAATCCCGGTGCTGTTTTCATCTGCGGCGGGGAGTGGATTTTCCCTTCGGGGAAATAAACCCGTTAACTGCGGACGCCAGATACAGGCCGTAACGATAGGGATAGGGAGGAAACACATGACCAGACAATCTATGTTTGCACTCTGTACGCTGGGTCTGTTGGTTCTTGTCGCAGCAGTGCCCGTATCGGCAACCTGCTATGCTATCAACAACACGATTACCGTCCCGGGTGCGACAGTGTTTATTGGAGAACAGCAACTGAACCTGAACAACTTAACCGCATCTGACCCGCTCCTGAAGTCAGACGACGCGATCGGCTGGTGGGCGTCCGCAGCATCGCCTGCTACCTCTGCACCTGCGCGATCCTACCGTTTGAGTAACCTTGACCTGGGATCTTTTTATGTCTCTCCTGCTGCCTTTGGGAATTGGCCGGGCAACTGGTATGGTATGAAGAATGGAATGTGGGACGGCGGGCCTGCACTCTTCTCGGTACAGGATCCCCGTGTCTCTCTCGACATCTGGGATCTTTCCACCGCAACCACAGTAACCGGCGGTACGGTGCACAGGGGAGATTACCTTGCGTTCCGTATCAGCACGAACATGCAGTCTGCACTTGACCCGGCCAAACGCGGCCAGAGTGCTACCGGTGCCGAGGCGGGTAACTTCGATCTCCAGGTAAAGGGTCCCACCGGCATCACGTACACTGAGCTGCTCAGCGGCACGGGTTCCGATGCTACGAGCCTTACGTCTCAGAATGCCAATCTCCCGTTGTGGTTCTGGGGAACAAAGGACGCAAAGGTCCCGTCATCCTCCAACGCAGCAGCCAACTGGTCGACCGGTGCAGTCGATCAGACCGGACAAAATGCCTACCCGTCCGGTGTGTACACCGTTACCGCCCGCTCCCGGCTTAACGGCATGTATGATAACTATCAAAATGGCGGCGCAACATACACCGGTAAGACCGTCAGCCAGCCCGCAACGGTCAGTATTTCCGTACCCCGTAACCCGGTGATTCCGGAGACTTCCTGAATTTTTTTTTCGTTTACCCATTTTTTCCTTGTATGCAGATAAAAGGAAAACACGTGGCCGATTCTTAAAAATAATACCGGTGATCATGCCTTTTTGAGCTCGGCCACTTTCAGGATATCGGAACGGGTGACAATACCGATGATCCTGCCGTCCTGAGCTATGGGGATCCTCCCGATATTGCGGGCTGACATGATTCTTAAGGCGTCCATGACCGGTGCAGATGGCGGAAGGGTAACCGGATCGCGGGTCATGATGTCGCGGACCTGCTTTGCCTCGCGATCGGCCGGTGAGATACGGTTCACATCCACAAGCGTGATCATTCCTACAAGTTTGTCATGTTCGACAACCGGGAAACCTAGGTGCTTGGTGGAAAGCATCATCTCTGCCACCTTTGAAAGTGAGAGGGCCGGTGTCACGGACGTTACCGGAGAACTCATCGTGCTCTCTGCCGTAACGTTGTGCAACAGGTAGGTGAACTGGTCCATGGTTGCTTCCGAGCCTGCCCCGATGTAGACAAAAAGTGCGATAAGGATCAGGAACGGGTTGAAGAATAACAGGCCGATGATGCCAAAAATAATGGCAAACCCCTTACCAATATTGGCAGCAATCCGGGTCGCCTTGTGGACGGGCATTCGTTGTGCCAGTGCCGCCCGGAGTACCCTGCCGCCATCCATGGGAAATGCCGGGATCAGGTTAAATGCAAAGAGAAGGATGTTAAGCACGGCAACGTACCCGAAGATAAAAATGAGGATGCCGGCGATCGCGGGATAAGGGGTCATTCCCGGGACAAGGTAGACGAGACCGGCGCATACGAGACCGAAGAGAAGGCTGGTGAATGGCCCGACCAGTGCCATGGGGAGCTCAACTTTCGGATCCGGTACTCCTTCTTCCTCCATCCGGGAGACACCACCGAACATGAGCAGGGTGATACTCTGGATCCTCACACCCTTTTTCCTGGCAACAATGCAATGGGCGATTTCGTGGACCAGAACTCCCAAAAAAAGCCCGAGTGCGACGATGGTGCCGAGGATCCATGGCATGAATCCCGCCGTGATCAGGGTGGTATCTATGGGAACCTGGAAAATATACTGGATCGTAGTTGTGGTAAGTGCGATCTGGATTCCGATGATCCACGCTAAAAGGGGGATAACAATCAGAAACGAAAAATGGATCAGAACAGGAATGCCAAAGAGCCGTCCAATCTTATAGGAGCCGTTCATTATGCAGGGATAATCGCCCGGGAAGTTATACTTTTAGATATGGCCATTTTTTTAGCCCTTTCCACGGGTCAGGGATTAATTGAATTTCTTCACTTCCGATAAAATATCCGATCCCTCTTCAGGGTAACAGAGCCATGGGGGGGAGGGAGTACCCTTCTCTCCCTGCCGGGCGGTGAAATAAATCGACATCGTACCCCCCGGGAACAGGAACAGATACCTGAGTCTTTGAAATCAGTGTAGCTATCGGAGTGTAAAAAGAGCATGATGCAAAAGAAGCATAACCTACATCCTTATCGGATACTCCTGTTTTTCCACCCCCTCCCCCGGAAAAAATTTCCTCAAATTCGGCCTTTTTTGGCCTTTTCTGGTATCGGATGGGAAAAAGCACAGGTCAAAATTTGCCTCGATTCCAGGGCCCTTGGTGGCCAAAAGCTGACATCGAAATCGGGCGAATTTCGGCAAACGGAGCCCAATTCGGGCTTATTTTTCACGCGAACTGAAACGGAGCGTTTTACGGGCTTTTCCGGAACAGGTCCGGATCCAAAAAAGGGAATCGGAGCCCGATTTGGGCTTATTTTTCCCTGGACCGGGTACTGGCCCAGAACAGGGCATCCCGGAGGGCTGCAAGGTCCTTTTCCATCCTGCCGATAAGTTTCCCGTCCTTGTTGTCTTTCTTTTCGGAATTTTTATCCGGGGATGCCGGGAAACTTCTGCAGGTTTCCCGTTTGTTAAAATGTATAATTCACCGGTTTTTCCACAAAATCCCGTCAGGCTGTCGGGATCCTCCAAAGATACCTTTAACCTCCACCCGTACAAACAGCAGCAAAGAGAGGAATCATGGATAAAATCACGCTCGGCCCGATGCCGTATATGAGTGTCCTGCCCACGGTGATCGTGGGTGCAAATGTGGACGGAAAAGCAAACTACATGACCGCCGGGGCGGCAACGATCGCCTGCATAGCTCCGCCCATGGTCTGCGTTGCGCTCAACAAGGCCCGGTACACGGTGAAGGGAATTGGTGAGAACAAGACATTCAGCCTGAATATACCGTCAGCCAGGCTGGCAGTTGAGACCGACTACTGCGGTATTGTATCCGGGGCCACGGAGGACAAGTCCGGGGTCTTTGGGTCGTTCTACGGCACGCTGAAAACTGCACCCATGGCAGAGGAATGCCCGGTCAATATCGAGTGCAAACTCTTCAAAGCCATTGACTGCGGGAGCCACCTGCTGCATATAGGCGAGGTTGTCGAGGTCTACGCCGACAAGGGCTGCATAACTGACAAAAAACCGGATGTCGCAAAGATAAACCCGATCTTACTTTCCCAGTCCACCTATTTCGATATCGGAAAACAGGTCGAAAAGGCATTCTCGGCCGGAAAGAAATACCGGAAAAAGTAAGATCGGGATTATCCCCCCCACCACCTGCTGCGTTGTTGCCGGGTCCGGGACCCTCACGTTTCTTACCGGGCAACAGGCAGCCCGGAAGGGGGGGGGGCCGGGACTTCCAGCCATGCCCCGGAAGGGAACTATCCTCTCAGGATCCGGTCCCGGTAAATCCCGGGCTCACACCTCCGTTTCCCGGTCCAAAGCCCGATTGCAGAGTTCATCACAACGCCGGATAAAAATATTTTCCCGGGGTACATTCCGGAAATGAAGATCAGTAAAATTTTTTTCTAAGAGCGCAAGTTCTGCCCGGAGCTGGGCAAGATGTGGTTTTGTGATACGGTACTGGTTATTGATCTGCTTTATCACGAGCTCGCTGTCGGAATAGACAAGTATTGATTCACTGGCAAATTCAGTTGCCTTTTTTAGTGCCGACAGGATCGCGTAATATTCAGCAGTATTATTGGTGGCCGTTCCGATCGTTCTGGCTTCTTCAAAGATAATCTCATTATTCCTGACAAAGATGAACCCGTATGCCGCGAGCCCCGGATTTCCCCGCGAGGCCCCATCAGTATACACCGTAAGGGTGGGAGAGGCGGACTTTTCTGAATGAGAACCAGACATTACCATGAACGAGAGCAGCATGAGGGAAAAAGGTGACGGGATTACAACTCACCACACATCGAGGTTTGAAATAATGTACCGCGAAGTTCGTCTCCCTGTTTTCATTGAATCCCCCCACCATGCTACACATTAGCACACACCATTATATACCCCCAGTTCCATACAAATGATCATGCAGGAAGGATGCGTCCGCACCCGTGAGGGTTTTTTCCCTCGGGAATGTCTTTATCTCTGAAAGCGAGAGCACCGTCCGGAGCATGAACAGTTCCGTTTCTGAAAACCCAAGCGTGACGAGCCTGTGCTATCGCGCTTCCGGCTATTTTGGTTTTAGCTGTTTCGGTTTTGGGTATTATCCCTGGTACCGGTAAGCCCCTTCGCCGCTGATCATGCATTGGTTCGAAGGGGCGCTGCTGATTGTTGTTGATTGAGAGTTACTGATTCACCCATTGTTGATTGTTTAAAAAAAAGGAGTGGTAAAATTATGAGAGGAAAGGAAATTCGCCTGGAAAGGATCATGAACCGCAATACGAAAAAAACGATCATCGTGCCAATGGATCACGGGGTCTCTGACGGGCCGATACCGGGCCTGATCGATATGGGCCAGACCGTGAACCTGATCGCGGACGGCGGGGCAAACGCGGTGATCGGCCACGTGGGCCTTGCACTGCACGGCCACCGCCAGGGCGGCCGGGACATCGGCCTTATCCTGCACCTGTCGGCAAGCACGAAACTTGCACCGGACCCAAACGAGAAGGTGCTCGTGAACTCGGTCACGAATGCGCTCAAGATGGGCGCCGATGCGGTCTCGATGCACGTGAACATCGGCGCCGAGTCCGAGGCAACGATGCTCTCCGATCTCGGCACGGTCGCAGTCGAGTGCATGGAATGGGGGATGCCGCTCCTTGCGATGATGTACCCACGCGGGAAGAACATCAAGACGAATAACGATCTCGACCAGGTCAAGCTCGCGGCCCGGGTAGCAGCGGAGCTCGGCGCTGATATTGTAAAGACCGTGTACACCGGCGACCCTGAGTCCTTCCGCGAAGTGACCCGGGGCTGCCCGGTGCCGGTGGTGGTTGCCGGAGGTTCAAAGACGGATGACCGCACAACACTGGAATTAATAGAAGGCGCGATGGCAGGCGGTGCGGCCGGGATCTCGATTGGCCGCAATGCCTTCCAGCACCGGACCCCGGACAAATTTGTCCGGGCAGCGGCCTGTATCGTGCACCAGAACAAGAGCGTGGAAGAAGCGCTCAAAATCCTCGGGTAAGGTGGCAGTCATGATTGGAAAAGATATCAGGATCGAACGGATCATTGACCGGAACACGGGACGGGCCGTGATCATTCCCATGGACCACGGTTTTTCCATGGGCCAGATTGACGGCCTGCTGGACATGACCAAAGTGATCACAGACGTGAGCGAGGGCGGCGCAAACGCGATCGTGCTCCACAAGGGCATGGTCAAGCGCGGCCACCGCAAGCACGGCAGGGACATCGGGCTGATTGTGCACCTCTCGGGCAGTACCTCGCTCAACCCGGACCCGAATGACAAGGTGCTGGTCTGCACGGTCGAAGAGGCAATCGCGCTCGGCGCTGATGCGGTCTCTATCCACATCAATCTCGGTGCGCCCAATGAATCCAAGATGCTCGAAGACGGTGCAAGGATCGTCCGGGACTGCAACCGCTGGGGCATGCCGCTTCTCGTGATGATCTACCCGAGGGGCAAAGGCATCGACCCGTCATCCCCGCAGACCGTGGGCCACTGTGTACGCGTGGCTGAAGAGCTCGGCGCTGACTTAATCAAGACCACGTACCCGGGCAGCCCCGAGGCATTTGCACGGATCACGAAAGCCTGCTCGGTGCCGGTCTTTGTGGCAGGCGGCGAAAAGTGCAGCGACCTTGAATCGTTGGAGATGATCCGGGACTCGGTTGCTGCCGGCGGTGCGGGCGTTTGCATGGGACGAAACGCGTTCCAGCGCGAAAACACCCGTGCGTTTGTCCACTCCATCTGCCGCGTTGTCCATCACAACGTTGATCCAAAGAAGGCGCTGGAGCAGCCGTAAATGAAGCAGTTCTGGGTGGATGCCCGGCCGTGGAACAAGGATGTTGTGACCACCGCCATTGAGAGCGGTGCGGATGCGGTGGTGGCAGAGAAGGCAGCAGATGTAAAGCGTCTTGGCCGGATCACGACCGTTGCCCCGGACGGCGATCTTGTCCCGGGGAAAGACGTGATCGAGTGCACGATCACGGATAAGGCAAGCGAGAACGAGGCGGCAGCGAATGGCAAAAACAGGATCGTGATCGTGACCACGAGCGACTGGACGGTCATCCCGCTCGAAAACCTGGTGGCCCAGTCGGATAAGATCATTGCGGAGGTAAAAAACGTGCACGAGGCAGAGCTTGCCATCCACGTACTCGAAAAGGGCGTGTACGGGATCCTCTTAAAGACCAGCGACCCTGCGGTGGTAAAAGCCGTTGCTGCGCTTGTCAAGAGCACCTCCGGCAGCGTGCAGCTCGTTCCCTTCACGGTTACAAAGATCCATCCCGTGGGCATGGGCGACCGGGTCTGCGTGGACACCTGCTCGATGCTTGCCGATGGCGACGGTATGCTGATGGGTAACACCTCGTCTGCCATGCTTCTTGTCCATGCGGAGACGCTCGAAAACCCGTATGTGGCCCCCCGCCCGTTCCGGGTAAACGCCGGCGCCGTGCATGCCTACATCCTGCTCCCGGACGGGAAGACCGCGTACCTTGCCGATCTCAGTATTGGCGGACAGGTGCTCGTCTCTGATCACAAGGGCGCAGGGAGGTCCGCGATCGTGGGCCGGACGAAAATTGAGCGAAGGCCGCTCCTCCTTGTCGAGGCAACAGCCGAAGGCGGGGCAAAGGCAAGCCTCATCCTCCAGAACGCAGAGACAATCCGGCTGGTGGCCCCCGACGGGAGCGCGATCTCGGTCGTGAACCTTGCACCCGGGAATAAGATCCTCGGCTGTGCCCTTGAAGGCGGCAGGCATTTTGGCATGGCCGTCAAAGAGACGATCCGCGAGAAATGAGCATGAAGGCAGGCATCATCGGCGGCACCGGCAAGATGGGAAAACTGTTCCGCCCTGTTTTTGAGCGGGCGGACTATGAGGTGATCGTATCCGGGCGGTCCACCGGGGTGACAAACGCAGAGATCGCGGAAACCTGCGATCTCGTGATTGTCTCGATCCCCATCCGCGACACAATCCGGGTGATCGAAGAGATTGCCCCGCTCCTGAACGAAAGCCAGGTCCTCTGCGACTTCACCTCGCTCAAGGTGGCGCCGGTAGCGGCAATGCTCACATCCAGAGCGCAGGTGATCGGGCTCCACCCGATGTTTGGGCCCACCGTCTCATCCATTGCCCGCCAGACCATTGTGATGTGCCCGGCGCGGGTTACCGGGACAACGCTCTCCGATCTCCGGCACATTTTCCTGCGCGAAGGGGCAGTCTGCACGATTGCAACCCCGGAGGAGCATGACCGGATGATGGCGATCGTCCAGGGGCTCACCCACTTTGTCACGATCTGCATGGCCGACTCTATCCGCCGCCTTGGCGTGGACATAGAAAAGACCGAACCGTTCATGAGCCCGGTGTACCAGATCGAGCTCTCGCTTGTGGGCCGGCTCCTCTCACAGGACCCGGCGCTCTACGCAGATATCCTGCAGGAAAACCCGTTTGTGCCCGAAGTCCTTGCCGCGTGCAGGGCTGCGGCCGCCGACCTTGCAGGCATTGTTGCCTCCGGCGATCCCGAAGCATTCGCGGAGTTTTTCTCCCGGGACACGGAGCACCTTGGCACCTATTGCAAACGCGGG
Proteins encoded in this window:
- a CDS encoding PAS domain S-box protein, producing MGEERDLSERKPGDPSSGLRDFGGNSDQIPTKREVAGTMEDAVFLEPGDENTQNIIRAISHKTAGVVVQLLSSEGPLSLSDIANRLEISMNAAKYHIVNLTKAGVLEISRTRYSVKGKKVKIYQVKSQVFLVSPTVTSADQLKKAVMKHRAEIGEPVRIILKWDKSGKITYFNESGHRFFGFDHHEVIGKPLVGTIVPDKESGSERDLEYMIENILTHPENHQANENENITKDGTRVWIRWSNKPIYDKKGELIGMFSIGTDMTEHKAEEESIFRADNDTLT
- a CDS encoding DUF3821 domain-containing protein; the encoded protein is MTRQSMFALCTLGLLVLVAAVPVSATCYAINNTITVPGATVFIGEQQLNLNNLTASDPLLKSDDAIGWWASAASPATSAPARSYRLSNLDLGSFYVSPAAFGNWPGNWYGMKNGMWDGGPALFSVQDPRVSLDIWDLSTATTVTGGTVHRGDYLAFRISTNMQSALDPAKRGQSATGAEAGNFDLQVKGPTGITYTELLSGTGSDATSLTSQNANLPLWFWGTKDAKVPSSSNAAANWSTGAVDQTGQNAYPSGVYTVTARSRLNGMYDNYQNGGATYTGKTVSQPATVSISVPRNPVIPETS
- a CDS encoding CBS domain-containing protein; translation: MNGSYKIGRLFGIPVLIHFSFLIVIPLLAWIIGIQIALTTTTIQYIFQVPIDTTLITAGFMPWILGTIVALGLFLGVLVHEIAHCIVARKKGVRIQSITLLMFGGVSRMEEEGVPDPKVELPMALVGPFTSLLFGLVCAGLVYLVPGMTPYPAIAGILIFIFGYVAVLNILLFAFNLIPAFPMDGGRVLRAALAQRMPVHKATRIAANIGKGFAIIFGIIGLLFFNPFLILIALFVYIGAGSEATMDQFTYLLHNVTAESTMSSPVTSVTPALSLSKVAEMMLSTKHLGFPVVEHDKLVGMITLVDVNRISPADREAKQVRDIMTRDPVTLPPSAPVMDALRIMSARNIGRIPIAQDGRIIGIVTRSDILKVAELKKA
- a CDS encoding flavin reductase family protein: MDKITLGPMPYMSVLPTVIVGANVDGKANYMTAGAATIACIAPPMVCVALNKARYTVKGIGENKTFSLNIPSARLAVETDYCGIVSGATEDKSGVFGSFYGTLKTAPMAEECPVNIECKLFKAIDCGSHLLHIGEVVEVYADKGCITDKKPDVAKINPILLSQSTYFDIGKQVEKAFSAGKKYRKK
- a CDS encoding ribonuclease HI family protein, coding for MSGSHSEKSASPTLTVYTDGASRGNPGLAAYGFIFVRNNEIIFEEARTIGTATNNTAEYYAILSALKKATEFASESILVYSDSELVIKQINNQYRITKPHLAQLRAELALLEKNFTDLHFRNVPRENIFIRRCDELCNRALDRETEV
- a CDS encoding 2-amino-3,7-dideoxy-D-threo-hept-6-ulosonate synthase, whose amino-acid sequence is MRGKEIRLERIMNRNTKKTIIVPMDHGVSDGPIPGLIDMGQTVNLIADGGANAVIGHVGLALHGHRQGGRDIGLILHLSASTKLAPDPNEKVLVNSVTNALKMGADAVSMHVNIGAESEATMLSDLGTVAVECMEWGMPLLAMMYPRGKNIKTNNDLDQVKLAARVAAELGADIVKTVYTGDPESFREVTRGCPVPVVVAGGSKTDDRTTLELIEGAMAGGAAGISIGRNAFQHRTPDKFVRAAACIVHQNKSVEEALKILG
- a CDS encoding 2-amino-3,7-dideoxy-D-threo-hept-6-ulosonate synthase, with protein sequence MIGKDIRIERIIDRNTGRAVIIPMDHGFSMGQIDGLLDMTKVITDVSEGGANAIVLHKGMVKRGHRKHGRDIGLIVHLSGSTSLNPDPNDKVLVCTVEEAIALGADAVSIHINLGAPNESKMLEDGARIVRDCNRWGMPLLVMIYPRGKGIDPSSPQTVGHCVRVAEELGADLIKTTYPGSPEAFARITKACSVPVFVAGGEKCSDLESLEMIRDSVAAGGAGVCMGRNAFQRENTRAFVHSICRVVHHNVDPKKALEQP
- a CDS encoding 3-dehydroquinate synthase II; translated protein: MKQFWVDARPWNKDVVTTAIESGADAVVAEKAADVKRLGRITTVAPDGDLVPGKDVIECTITDKASENEAAANGKNRIVIVTTSDWTVIPLENLVAQSDKIIAEVKNVHEAELAIHVLEKGVYGILLKTSDPAVVKAVAALVKSTSGSVQLVPFTVTKIHPVGMGDRVCVDTCSMLADGDGMLMGNTSSAMLLVHAETLENPYVAPRPFRVNAGAVHAYILLPDGKTAYLADLSIGGQVLVSDHKGAGRSAIVGRTKIERRPLLLVEATAEGGAKASLILQNAETIRLVAPDGSAISVVNLAPGNKILGCALEGGRHFGMAVKETIREK
- a CDS encoding prephenate dehydrogenase/arogenate dehydrogenase family protein, yielding MKAGIIGGTGKMGKLFRPVFERADYEVIVSGRSTGVTNAEIAETCDLVIVSIPIRDTIRVIEEIAPLLNESQVLCDFTSLKVAPVAAMLTSRAQVIGLHPMFGPTVSSIARQTIVMCPARVTGTTLSDLRHIFLREGAVCTIATPEEHDRMMAIVQGLTHFVTICMADSIRRLGVDIEKTEPFMSPVYQIELSLVGRLLSQDPALYADILQENPFVPEVLAACRAAAADLAGIVASGDPEAFAEFFSRDTEHLGTYCKRGQVLTDTLIECMVKK